A region of Fibrobacter succinogenes subsp. succinogenes S85 DNA encodes the following proteins:
- the ribH gene encoding 6,7-dimethyl-8-ribityllumazine synthase translates to MKEFKNSLNGSGLKVAIAVARFNEVVTDRLLEGAVRELETLGVDSDDIAVAHVPGAFELPGLCRRFVDSGDYDAVIALGAVIRGETGHYDVVVNNSTGGIASLAAEGKVPVILGILTTDTVDQAMNRAGLKAGNLGCNWARTAVEMVNLYKQIGK, encoded by the coding sequence ATGAAAGAATTCAAAAATTCCCTCAATGGTTCTGGTTTGAAGGTCGCGATTGCTGTCGCCCGCTTCAATGAAGTAGTGACTGACCGCCTCCTTGAAGGCGCTGTCCGCGAACTTGAAACGCTCGGCGTCGATAGCGATGATATCGCTGTGGCTCATGTGCCGGGTGCATTTGAATTGCCGGGCCTCTGCCGCAGATTTGTGGATTCTGGCGATTACGATGCCGTGATTGCTCTCGGTGCCGTTATCCGTGGCGAAACGGGTCACTACGACGTGGTCGTGAACAACTCTACGGGCGGAATCGCATCGCTCGCTGCCGAAGGCAAGGTTCCGGTGATTCTCGGAATCTTGACGACCGACACGGTTGACCAGGCGATGAACCGCGCAGGCCTCAAGGCTGGAAACCTCGGCTGCAACTGGGCAAGAACTGCCGTTGAAATGGTAAATCTTTACAAGCAGATTGGGAAATAA
- the nusB gene encoding transcription antitermination factor NusB codes for MAQVSFRPARVFAMQLLYAMEISGGTVADALPGVLEAQPLQDNMKKYGMKLVDLVLAHKAELDSEIEACSAHWGIERMATLDRIVLRIAMVELLYVPEIPMKVVISEAVQVAAKFSTDSSGTFVNGLLAGFLQKRGMVANNTKKDA; via the coding sequence ATGGCACAAGTAAGTTTTAGACCTGCTCGCGTCTTTGCGATGCAGTTGCTTTACGCAATGGAAATTTCTGGCGGTACGGTCGCTGATGCACTCCCGGGTGTTCTGGAAGCCCAGCCGCTCCAGGACAACATGAAAAAGTACGGCATGAAGCTTGTCGACTTGGTCCTTGCTCACAAGGCCGAACTCGATTCCGAAATTGAAGCCTGCTCCGCTCATTGGGGAATTGAGCGCATGGCGACTCTCGACAGGATTGTGCTGCGCATCGCGATGGTCGAACTTTTGTATGTTCCTGAAATCCCGATGAAGGTGGTCATCTCTGAAGCTGTTCAGGTGGCTGCTAAGTTCAGCACGGATTCTTCGGGTACGTTCGTGAACGGACTCCTCGCCGGATTCTTGCAGAAGCGTGGCATGGTTGCAAACAATACTAAGAAGGATGCTTAA
- a CDS encoding DUF2723 domain-containing protein, translating to MKINEKWHKHIFAGIAGFIALIVYMMTMAPTVSFWDCGEFVACANTLGIPHPPGTPFFVFFARAVILLLPFVGEIAKRVNYISVVSSAATVYVTALFAWELLATVLKTDSLAEKISEKMRTFVLGTAALVAGFLLTFSDTFWFNAVEAEVYGVAMFILMLVSYLGLVWYNKREESGSDRILIFICYIAFLGVGAHLYTMLTVPAVFALLLVAQPKKIVERIPIWITGTLLCSVIYMVSAFIEISLFCLVVLSLVVFVPAIRSVFPARVNHAFKLSLAFAFFALVGYSTHLYIPIRSELNPTIDENDPELNIRDEQGNLQLGNLFEAKNWEAFNAFIERKQYGSESMITRAFYRRSQIAHQVLSFPSMSYGGYQMAQYLPTKVGGVNYANGVYAFDASENEPIERLGFKFPTQMSFMGDNTFMQLFFFLLFNGLLVATCVYVYKRNKHVGIFISSLYALCSLGLLFYINFADGTRMEQRDRDYWVSAMTRNVADLNNAGAGITSLPDPNELIDLRQEIETAKYRIERLRMRNAPASQIVEFERKISAAENTTAWKNWQKIEESFARFGQRAPFPEAVHMEVRERDYFYTPAFIFMSMIYGIGAGILVLLAATTTTTAAFASPIAAALVLVSLLVPCISNYKEHDRSGLWVPWDYAYNLLNSCRPNAILFTNGDNDTFPLWFAQEVAGVRKDVRVVNLSLGNTDWYIKQMLTNEPVLKLSYNKETIDNDMVLDNSSANNPNHQVATWVRRAEALKPKLKERIDQMEAKGYLSDADSAKLLQFKVNYQVWDAFLDWAKKYRSSMMLTQYKLVIDLALQNMDRPIEISTTVGNSNFMGLEKYMVQEGMVYNFVKGDLTPKQNAFDAKVTAAMIDTVYKFRGLGDGSAYINSETERLLSSYVSLYLQISFDAREKIAALVTKKPFTSADKAEVERIATDAAKYLELGIYQFPREWRNYWAASYVYASAGMKDKAVDVIERGLKNIPAYDGPGQNRLAMSLKQIEAITEDLLKVDEAPADAPAADAAPSVN from the coding sequence ATGAAGATTAACGAGAAGTGGCATAAGCACATCTTTGCCGGTATCGCTGGCTTTATTGCATTGATCGTTTACATGATGACGATGGCCCCGACGGTCTCTTTCTGGGACTGCGGTGAATTCGTCGCCTGCGCTAACACACTTGGCATTCCGCATCCTCCTGGAACGCCGTTCTTCGTGTTCTTTGCCCGTGCGGTCATTCTCCTTTTGCCGTTCGTGGGCGAAATCGCAAAGCGCGTGAACTACATCTCTGTGGTGAGTTCTGCCGCAACGGTCTATGTGACAGCCCTCTTTGCCTGGGAACTTTTGGCAACGGTCCTCAAGACTGACAGCCTTGCCGAAAAGATTTCTGAAAAGATGCGCACGTTTGTGCTCGGCACTGCCGCTCTCGTCGCTGGCTTCCTCCTCACGTTCTCCGATACGTTCTGGTTCAACGCGGTCGAAGCTGAAGTCTATGGCGTTGCCATGTTCATCTTGATGCTTGTCTCTTACCTCGGTCTCGTGTGGTACAACAAGCGCGAAGAATCGGGTAGCGACCGCATCCTCATCTTCATTTGCTATATCGCATTCCTTGGCGTTGGCGCTCACCTTTACACGATGCTCACTGTCCCGGCTGTGTTTGCCTTGCTTCTCGTGGCTCAGCCGAAAAAGATTGTTGAACGCATCCCTATCTGGATTACGGGTACGCTCCTTTGCTCCGTGATTTACATGGTCTCTGCTTTCATTGAAATCTCGCTTTTCTGCCTTGTCGTACTTTCTCTTGTGGTCTTTGTGCCTGCTATCCGTAGCGTTTTCCCGGCTCGCGTGAACCATGCGTTCAAGCTTTCGCTTGCCTTTGCGTTCTTTGCTTTGGTCGGCTACAGCACGCACCTCTACATCCCGATCCGTTCGGAACTCAACCCGACGATTGACGAAAACGACCCGGAACTGAACATCCGCGACGAACAGGGCAACCTCCAGCTCGGCAACCTCTTCGAAGCCAAAAACTGGGAAGCTTTCAATGCGTTCATTGAACGTAAGCAGTATGGTTCCGAAAGCATGATTACCCGTGCTTTCTACCGTCGTTCCCAGATTGCTCACCAGGTGCTCTCTTTCCCGAGCATGAGCTATGGTGGTTACCAGATGGCTCAGTACCTGCCGACTAAGGTGGGCGGGGTGAATTACGCTAATGGTGTTTACGCTTTTGATGCTTCCGAAAATGAACCGATTGAACGTTTGGGATTCAAGTTCCCGACGCAGATGTCGTTCATGGGCGACAATACCTTTATGCAGCTCTTTTTCTTCTTGCTGTTTAACGGTCTCCTGGTTGCAACTTGCGTGTACGTTTACAAGCGCAACAAGCATGTGGGTATCTTTATTTCGTCGCTTTATGCCCTTTGCTCTCTTGGTCTCCTGTTCTACATCAACTTTGCCGATGGCACCCGCATGGAACAGCGCGACCGCGACTACTGGGTGAGCGCTATGACGCGCAATGTGGCCGACCTGAACAACGCCGGTGCGGGCATTACATCTCTCCCGGACCCGAACGAACTCATTGACCTTCGCCAGGAGATTGAGACTGCCAAGTACAGGATTGAACGCCTCCGCATGCGTAATGCGCCGGCATCGCAGATTGTTGAATTCGAAAGGAAGATTAGCGCTGCCGAAAATACCACAGCTTGGAAGAACTGGCAGAAGATTGAAGAAAGCTTTGCCCGCTTTGGCCAGCGCGCTCCGTTCCCGGAAGCTGTCCACATGGAAGTCCGTGAACGTGACTACTTCTACACGCCGGCTTTCATCTTCATGAGCATGATTTACGGTATCGGCGCAGGTATCCTTGTGCTCCTTGCCGCAACGACTACAACAACGGCCGCCTTCGCCTCTCCGATTGCAGCTGCTCTCGTGCTCGTCTCTTTACTTGTCCCGTGCATTTCGAACTACAAGGAACATGACCGTTCCGGCCTCTGGGTTCCTTGGGATTACGCCTACAACCTCCTCAACAGCTGCCGTCCGAACGCCATCCTCTTCACGAATGGCGATAACGACACGTTCCCGCTGTGGTTTGCTCAGGAAGTTGCCGGTGTCCGTAAGGACGTCCGCGTGGTGAACCTCTCCTTGGGTAACACCGACTGGTACATCAAGCAGATGCTCACGAACGAGCCGGTTCTCAAGCTTTCTTACAACAAGGAAACCATCGACAACGACATGGTCCTTGACAATAGCAGCGCCAACAACCCGAACCACCAGGTTGCTACTTGGGTTCGCCGTGCCGAAGCCTTGAAGCCGAAGCTCAAGGAACGTATTGATCAGATGGAAGCTAAGGGCTACCTCTCTGATGCCGATTCTGCAAAGCTTCTCCAGTTCAAGGTGAACTACCAGGTCTGGGATGCATTCCTCGATTGGGCCAAGAAGTATCGCTCCAGCATGATGCTCACGCAGTACAAGCTCGTGATTGATCTTGCTCTCCAGAACATGGACCGCCCGATTGAAATCTCGACGACTGTCGGCAATTCGAACTTCATGGGCCTTGAAAAGTACATGGTCCAGGAAGGTATGGTCTATAACTTTGTGAAGGGCGACCTCACGCCGAAGCAGAACGCCTTTGATGCCAAGGTTACGGCAGCCATGATCGACACCGTTTACAAGTTCCGCGGTCTCGGTGACGGTTCTGCTTACATCAACTCCGAAACGGAACGTTTGCTCAGCAGCTATGTCTCGCTCTACTTGCAGATTTCGTTCGACGCTCGTGAAAAGATTGCTGCCCTCGTGACCAAGAAGCCGTTTACCAGTGCTGACAAGGCCGAAGTCGAAAGAATTGCTACCGACGCCGCCAAGTACCTCGAACTCGGCATTTACCAGTTCCCGAGAGAATGGCGCAACTACTGGGCCGCCTCTTACGTTTATGCCTCTGCAGGCATGAAGGATAAGGCTGTCGATGTTATTGAACGCGGCCTTAAGAACATTCCTGCATACGATGGTCCGGGCCAGAACCGCCTTGCAATGAGCCTCAAGCAGATTGAAGCGATTACTGAGGATTTGCTCAAGGTCGATGAAGCTCCAGCTGATGCTCCTGCTGCTGACGCCGCTCCTTCTGTAAATTAG
- a CDS encoding glycosyltransferase family 2 protein, which translates to MDLSLVIPVKEESENLPELFKEIWAAIQPTGMEFEVIVIDDGSRDNTWEVVEGLAKEYNAMPGSSVSAFRFQFNCGKAAALALGFSKARGKYVATLDGDLQDDPLEIPKMIKILESGYDLVSGWKIRRLDPWHKTMPSKLFNLTVSIVCGKRLHDFNCGIKAYRSSVVRFIQLYGDYHRFIPVMAKWQGFRITEMPVAHRARVHGVSKYGVSRLVSGFLDLVSLMFMRSFSSKPLHFFGLFGLLLLVFGLGICGYFGYEWIQTGAMHVRPLLLAGAFSLVMSVQFFSLGLLGEMMNGNKKRTYPVSDVIGQL; encoded by the coding sequence ATGGATTTGAGCTTGGTTATCCCTGTTAAGGAAGAAAGTGAAAACCTTCCTGAGTTGTTTAAGGAAATTTGGGCCGCCATTCAGCCGACCGGTATGGAATTCGAGGTTATCGTTATCGATGACGGTAGCCGCGACAATACCTGGGAAGTGGTGGAGGGGTTGGCCAAGGAATACAACGCTATGCCGGGTTCCTCGGTAAGCGCATTCCGTTTCCAGTTCAACTGCGGCAAGGCCGCGGCGCTCGCCCTTGGCTTTTCCAAGGCTCGTGGCAAGTACGTAGCCACGCTCGATGGCGACTTGCAGGATGACCCGCTCGAAATCCCGAAGATGATCAAGATTCTCGAATCCGGTTACGACCTCGTTTCCGGCTGGAAGATTCGCCGCCTCGATCCGTGGCACAAGACGATGCCTTCCAAGCTTTTCAATTTGACCGTGTCGATTGTCTGCGGCAAGCGCCTTCACGATTTCAACTGCGGCATCAAGGCATACCGCAGTTCCGTGGTCCGCTTTATCCAGCTTTACGGCGACTACCACCGCTTTATCCCGGTGATGGCCAAGTGGCAGGGCTTCCGCATTACAGAAATGCCGGTGGCGCACCGCGCCCGAGTTCATGGAGTCTCGAAGTATGGCGTTTCCCGCCTAGTGAGCGGATTCCTTGACTTGGTCTCCCTCATGTTCATGCGTAGCTTCTCCTCGAAGCCGCTCCATTTCTTTGGCCTTTTCGGGCTGTTGCTGCTCGTTTTTGGCCTTGGCATTTGCGGCTATTTTGGCTATGAATGGATACAGACGGGGGCAATGCACGTGCGTCCGCTCTTGTTGGCTGGCGCCTTCTCGCTTGTCATGAGCGTCCAGTTCTTCTCGCTTGGGCTCCTTGGCGAAATGATGAATGGCAATAAAAAACGCACTTATCCGGTTTCTGATGTCATTGGCCAGTTGTAA
- a CDS encoding polyprenol monophosphomannose synthase, whose translation MAFPKSLVIIPTYNEKENILLIMSAILEQNECLEILVVDDGSPDGTGDLVQAEADKNSRIHLIRRKGKMGLGSAYVTGFKWALERDYERVFEMDADFSHSPTDLNRFLETAENADLVLGSRYQDHRISVVNWDLRRLILSYGANVYTRIVTGLPISDATGGFKCFRREALQALNLDKMKSDGYCFQIETTFKIWKKGLRVKEIPIIFTDRTRGTSKMSGGIISEAFFLVLKLRLGLA comes from the coding sequence ATGGCGTTTCCTAAGAGTTTGGTAATCATTCCGACTTACAATGAGAAGGAGAATATTCTCCTCATCATGTCGGCGATTTTGGAACAGAATGAATGTCTTGAAATTTTGGTGGTGGACGATGGCTCTCCGGACGGTACGGGCGACCTCGTTCAGGCCGAAGCGGACAAGAATTCACGAATTCATTTGATTCGCCGTAAGGGCAAAATGGGCCTTGGCTCCGCTTATGTGACTGGATTCAAGTGGGCACTCGAACGTGATTACGAACGCGTGTTCGAAATGGATGCCGACTTCAGCCATTCTCCGACGGACTTGAACCGCTTCCTGGAAACTGCCGAAAATGCCGACCTCGTGCTAGGTAGCCGCTATCAGGACCACCGCATCAGCGTGGTGAACTGGGACTTGCGCCGCCTCATTTTGAGCTATGGTGCAAATGTCTATACCCGCATTGTGACGGGCCTCCCAATTAGCGATGCGACGGGCGGCTTCAAGTGCTTCCGCCGCGAAGCGCTGCAGGCTTTGAACCTCGACAAGATGAAGAGTGACGGTTACTGCTTCCAGATTGAAACGACTTTCAAGATTTGGAAGAAGGGCCTTCGCGTCAAGGAAATCCCCATCATCTTTACGGACCGCACACGTGGCACCTCCAAGATGAGTGGTGGAATCATCTCCGAAGCGTTCTTCCTCGTGCTGAAACTACGATTAGGACTGGCTTAG
- a CDS encoding glycosyltransferase family 2 protein, translating to MLSCSVIIIAYNSCDFIPACLKSVRDACEGIDSQIIVLDNGSNEPIIPEIKNFFPEVEWIDSKENLGFGKGCNLAEKHATKPYLFFINPDTIISKNAFREMLQFMGEHPDAGTVGCRILNEDGTLQWACRRSFPTIVSAVSKTIGLAALFPKSKTLASYNMTYADPDEMIEVDAVSGSFFCIRRDVYEKLNGFDEDFFMYGEDLDLCFRTKKMGLHNYYTPVTNILHFKGQSCRTRRWGSYVDFYKAMLIFVKKHKDLYFVPNFLVSFGILFAAFVGMFSRLIPKFWKMFLDLGVVAIWAFFILCYEAGMVSTSDNVVIHNGFDDWILAVLVVVLNLVFLMFRGEYTVSSLKGEKFLRYLIPLNLLIVGGYSAFRYFTQSPVVIDSSAYLPYDSHWMTLAVCSSLFIPFALLAWRRVAFWINYFYRIFAKKRHRSILLGGREDSLNNWFDSYNVIPGIEILGCVSSEPEKLSEENRKHLLGPLSDMESICNRTGCRELLVVSNFSGYREEFNINWLDKLGMCVYLLIGNGKNGNFALVNLKYLR from the coding sequence ATGCTTTCCTGTTCCGTCATTATCATTGCTTATAACTCTTGCGACTTCATTCCGGCATGCCTCAAGTCTGTGCGCGATGCTTGCGAAGGAATCGATTCGCAAATTATTGTTTTGGATAACGGTTCCAACGAGCCGATTATTCCCGAAATCAAGAACTTCTTCCCGGAAGTGGAATGGATTGACTCCAAGGAAAATTTGGGCTTTGGTAAAGGCTGTAACCTCGCTGAAAAGCATGCGACTAAGCCGTATCTGTTCTTTATCAATCCGGATACGATCATTTCGAAGAACGCTTTCCGCGAAATGCTCCAGTTCATGGGAGAACATCCGGATGCAGGTACTGTCGGTTGCCGTATTCTGAACGAAGATGGAACGCTCCAGTGGGCATGCCGCCGCTCTTTCCCGACGATTGTTTCTGCAGTGTCGAAGACGATAGGTCTTGCTGCACTTTTCCCGAAGAGCAAGACGCTCGCCAGCTATAACATGACGTACGCCGATCCGGACGAGATGATTGAAGTTGATGCCGTGAGTGGCTCCTTCTTCTGCATCCGTCGTGACGTTTATGAAAAGTTGAACGGCTTTGACGAAGACTTCTTTATGTATGGTGAAGACCTTGATCTTTGCTTTAGAACAAAGAAAATGGGGCTCCACAACTATTACACTCCGGTCACGAACATCCTGCATTTTAAGGGGCAGAGTTGCCGTACGCGCCGTTGGGGCTCGTATGTAGACTTCTACAAGGCGATGCTTATCTTTGTGAAAAAGCACAAGGACCTTTATTTTGTCCCGAATTTCCTTGTGTCTTTCGGTATTCTGTTTGCCGCATTCGTGGGCATGTTCTCGCGCCTTATCCCAAAGTTCTGGAAGATGTTCCTCGACTTGGGCGTGGTTGCCATTTGGGCTTTCTTCATTCTCTGTTACGAAGCAGGTATGGTTTCCACGAGCGACAATGTTGTTATCCATAATGGCTTTGATGACTGGATTTTGGCTGTCTTAGTGGTTGTCCTGAATCTCGTGTTCCTCATGTTCCGTGGGGAATATACGGTTTCAAGTCTCAAGGGCGAAAAGTTCTTGCGTTACTTGATTCCTTTGAACTTGCTCATTGTCGGTGGGTATTCGGCGTTCCGCTACTTCACCCAAAGCCCTGTTGTCATTGATTCTTCGGCCTATTTGCCGTACGATTCCCATTGGATGACGCTTGCGGTCTGCTCCAGCCTCTTCATCCCGTTTGCGCTTTTGGCTTGGCGTCGCGTCGCGTTCTGGATAAACTATTTCTACCGCATCTTTGCGAAGAAGCGTCACCGCTCCATCTTGCTGGGTGGCCGCGAAGATTCCCTCAACAACTGGTTCGATAGCTACAACGTGATTCCGGGTATTGAAATTCTCGGATGCGTGAGTTCTGAACCTGAAAAGTTGAGCGAAGAAAACCGCAAGCATCTCCTTGGCCCGCTTTCGGACATGGAGTCCATTTGCAACCGCACGGGCTGCCGCGAGCTTTTGGTGGTCTCGAATTTCTCGGGTTACCGCGAAGAATTCAACATCAACTGGCTTGATAAACTGGGCATGTGCGTGTATTTGCTCATCGGAAATGGCAAAAACGGCAATTTTGCCCTCGTAAACCTCAAATATCTTCGTTAA
- a CDS encoding Trm112 family protein, with protein MLDSKLLSILCCPETRQPLSQAGEDCIALLNNAIKAGTLKNVAGEAITEPLAEALTTPDGSRVYPVREGIPVLLADEAILLPLEK; from the coding sequence ATGCTCGATTCTAAATTGTTAAGTATTCTTTGCTGCCCGGAAACTCGTCAACCTCTTTCCCAGGCGGGCGAGGACTGCATCGCTCTTTTGAACAATGCTATTAAAGCTGGTACGCTCAAGAATGTTGCCGGCGAAGCTATTACTGAACCCCTGGCCGAAGCGCTTACGACTCCTGATGGTTCTCGAGTCTATCCGGTTCGTGAAGGCATTCCTGTACTTTTAGCGGATGAAGCTATTCTTCTTCCATTGGAGAAATGA
- a CDS encoding tetratricopeptide repeat protein, whose amino-acid sequence MMAVTLDSLRKTVKKNKGRSQALAWLADMERASGDYEAALKTVDAALAASPSDIPAMLVRAKILAGQQDFAGSISEYKKVLAKDPFCLSAHKRMGESYDKLGKEAERNACFRRVHDMDPLDPFWKDEYDVLTEEEQASLVAPPMDDSSFTMDVTDDSENAESGEDNIFANLAASLPNTDEEDNSSMDALRNSLNFASDEIAKGGDEVQDASFDQALNSSEVSSAISDILGGDDDLDVEESSGEKSSASSSLFSHFADENEKADEAVEPQLEEKSNENEFSLDSLDEPLEADEHATNVDDAFSSLLGEDELPEEAPATQSAAPAQEEGGLFEKSADADFSLNENASLDEGAGLNEDSGLNEGTDAPAESLDVPDEEPTDQENLAGGHSESAIPTTHMDFSDEEDYGEPNLLNLDESEEPKAEESATNVDDAFSSLLGDDELPEEKSEKPAETAEEEVSLEEPIAEQPAEETVEEAVEETAAPVEKTAAEPSLEETASESESAELTLDEPAAEESTADESTEKTLEESVEDSFGSLFEKSADADFSLNDEPSADESSESVLEKAPEFTPTESAENIAPAAGLVPTSHIDFSDEEDAPKADDDFVLDLDEEAPAEKLEEPAAEEVAENVAEAPAESLENVATEEDESAADEVDGAFDALFGDDDDAPAEKAVEETPVQEELAADESPKEEDLAKEMGGAFASMFGDDDATPAESAPAEEPVEKAPAEELLSQEATSAEFEEEAVKDDVEKSVDESFDSIFGADADDLPEEKSEVAEAPADASTSSVTENIEETAAPAEEPTSVFSAPIDSFEEPSDETLEEPAAEQLEEPVAETAEPVAEEAPSAELDSIDSEVSNAFKGLFDEDDSLPESDEPNNNGVDYLMSGDSDDEVAASLVENADAPLSRGATDLDDSLNTRTLADIYMEQGVYDKALEIYSDLAKKNPDNEDIKSRLEEVKKLCREKFGEV is encoded by the coding sequence ATGATGGCTGTAACGTTGGATTCTCTCAGAAAGACTGTAAAAAAGAATAAGGGGCGTTCTCAGGCTTTGGCCTGGCTTGCCGACATGGAACGTGCTTCGGGTGACTACGAAGCCGCCCTCAAGACGGTGGATGCCGCTCTTGCCGCGTCTCCGTCCGATATTCCGGCAATGTTGGTCCGTGCCAAGATTTTGGCGGGCCAGCAGGATTTTGCGGGGAGTATCTCTGAATACAAGAAGGTGCTCGCCAAGGATCCGTTCTGTCTCTCTGCCCATAAAAGAATGGGGGAATCCTACGATAAGCTTGGCAAGGAAGCCGAACGCAACGCCTGCTTCCGCCGTGTTCACGACATGGACCCGCTAGACCCGTTCTGGAAAGATGAATACGATGTCTTGACCGAAGAAGAACAGGCTAGCCTGGTTGCTCCGCCGATGGACGATAGCTCGTTCACGATGGATGTTACTGACGATTCTGAAAATGCAGAATCTGGCGAAGACAATATCTTTGCAAATCTTGCAGCATCGCTTCCGAATACGGACGAAGAAGACAACTCTTCGATGGATGCTTTGCGCAACTCTCTTAATTTTGCTTCTGATGAAATCGCCAAGGGTGGCGATGAGGTTCAGGATGCAAGCTTTGATCAAGCCTTGAATTCGTCCGAAGTGTCGTCTGCAATTTCTGACATCTTGGGCGGTGATGACGATCTTGACGTGGAGGAATCTTCCGGTGAAAAGTCTTCCGCTTCGTCTTCTCTCTTCTCGCATTTTGCGGATGAGAACGAAAAGGCTGATGAAGCTGTTGAACCGCAGCTTGAAGAAAAATCTAACGAAAATGAATTTAGTCTCGACAGTCTGGACGAACCGCTAGAAGCGGACGAACATGCGACGAATGTCGATGATGCATTCTCTTCGCTTTTGGGAGAAGATGAACTCCCGGAAGAAGCTCCGGCTACACAAAGTGCTGCTCCTGCACAGGAAGAGGGGGGACTGTTTGAAAAGTCCGCCGATGCAGACTTTAGCCTGAATGAAAATGCAAGCTTGGACGAAGGTGCAGGTCTGAATGAAGACTCCGGCTTGAACGAAGGTACTGATGCTCCGGCTGAATCTCTTGATGTGCCGGATGAAGAACCGACGGATCAGGAAAACCTTGCTGGCGGGCATTCCGAAAGTGCCATTCCGACGACGCACATGGATTTCTCGGATGAAGAAGACTATGGTGAACCGAATCTTCTTAATTTGGATGAATCCGAAGAACCTAAGGCAGAAGAATCTGCAACGAATGTCGATGATGCGTTCTCTTCGCTTTTAGGCGATGATGAACTCCCCGAGGAAAAGTCCGAAAAGCCCGCTGAAACAGCTGAAGAAGAAGTTTCTTTAGAAGAGCCTATTGCAGAACAGCCGGCAGAAGAAACTGTTGAAGAGGCTGTTGAAGAAACTGCCGCTCCGGTTGAAAAAACTGCTGCCGAACCTTCTCTTGAAGAAACCGCATCTGAAAGTGAATCTGCTGAATTGACTTTGGATGAACCGGCTGCGGAAGAGTCAACTGCAGATGAGTCTACTGAAAAAACGCTTGAAGAATCTGTCGAAGATTCTTTTGGTAGTTTGTTTGAAAAGTCTGCCGATGCAGATTTCAGCTTGAATGACGAACCTTCGGCTGACGAGTCCTCGGAATCTGTTCTTGAAAAGGCTCCTGAATTTACCCCGACGGAATCTGCGGAAAATATCGCACCGGCAGCAGGTCTTGTTCCGACCTCTCACATCGACTTCTCTGATGAAGAAGATGCACCGAAGGCTGATGATGATTTTGTCTTGGATTTAGACGAAGAAGCTCCGGCGGAAAAGCTTGAAGAACCTGCTGCTGAAGAAGTTGCTGAAAATGTTGCCGAAGCTCCTGCTGAGTCTTTGGAAAATGTGGCAACTGAAGAAGATGAATCTGCCGCTGATGAAGTGGATGGCGCCTTTGACGCTCTCTTCGGTGACGATGATGACGCTCCGGCTGAAAAGGCTGTTGAAGAAACGCCTGTTCAGGAAGAACTTGCTGCTGACGAATCTCCGAAGGAAGAAGACTTAGCTAAAGAAATGGGTGGCGCATTTGCCTCCATGTTCGGCGATGATGATGCTACGCCTGCTGAATCCGCTCCTGCTGAAGAACCGGTTGAAAAAGCTCCTGCTGAAGAACTTTTAAGTCAGGAAGCGACAAGCGCAGAATTTGAAGAAGAAGCGGTCAAGGATGACGTTGAAAAGAGCGTCGATGAATCCTTTGATAGTATCTTCGGTGCTGATGCCGATGACCTTCCGGAAGAAAAATCCGAAGTTGCTGAAGCTCCTGCTGACGCTTCGACTAGCTCAGTGACCGAAAATATTGAAGAAACCGCAGCTCCGGCCGAAGAACCAACAAGCGTGTTCTCTGCTCCGATTGATTCTTTTGAAGAACCGTCTGACGAGACTCTCGAAGAGCCTGCCGCAGAACAGCTTGAAGAACCTGTTGCTGAAACGGCTGAACCGGTCGCAGAAGAAGCTCCTTCCGCTGAACTCGATTCCATTGACTCCGAAGTTTCTAACGCATTCAAGGGCCTCTTTGACGAAGACGATTCTTTGCCGGAATCCGATGAACCGAACAATAACGGTGTAGATTACCTGATGTCCGGCGATTCCGATGATGAGGTGGCTGCAAGCCTCGTTGAAAATGCCGATGCTCCGCTATCCCGAGGTGCTACCGATTTGGACGACAGTCTGAACACGCGTACGCTTGCGGACATTTATATGGAGCAGGGCGTTTACGATAAGGCTCTTGAAATTTATTCGGATCTTGCCAAGAAAAATCCGGATAACGAAGATATCAAATCTCGTCTTGAAGAAGTAAAGAAACTCTGTCGCGAAAAGTTTGGAGAAGTCTAA